GTGTTAACCCGCAAGTTATCGAAAACTACGACGGTGGTCTTATCGAACTAGGTAATTCTGGTTTCAAGCTTGATCCAGTAGATTTTAAGAGCTTAAAGAAATATCATGGCCAAACTTTAATTACTACAGATGGGACTACCCTTCTAGGTGCTGATGACAAATCTGGTATTGCTGAGATTATGACAGCCATCGAATACTTAACTGCTCATCCTGAGATTAAACACTGCGAAATTCGTGTCGGCTTTGGACCTGATGAAGAAATCGGTGTTGGTGCCAACAAATTCGATGCAGAAGATTTCGATGTCGACTTTGCTTATACAGTTGACGGTGGACCTCTTGGTGAACTTCAGTATGAAACCTTCTCCGCGGCAGGTGCAGAGCTTCACTTCCAAGGTCGCAATGTTCACCCAGGAACGGCTAAAGGACAGATGGTTAACGCCCTTCAGTTGGCAATCGATTTCCACAACCAACTTCCAGCTGGTGACCGACCTGAACTGACTGAGGGTTACCAAGGCTTCTACCATCTCATGGATGTGACAGGTACGGTCGAGGAAGCGCGTGCTAGCTACATCATTCGTGACTTTGAAAAGGATGCCTTTGAAGCGCGTAAGGAAGCTATGCAAGCTATTGCTGATAAGATGAACCAAGAACTGGGTAGCAATCGTGTTACTTTAACATTAACTGACCAGTACTACAACATGAAGGAAGTTATCGAAAAGGATATGACACCAGTAACCATTGCGAAAGCGGTTATGGAGGACCTTGGTATCACACCTATCATCGAACCAATCCGTGGTGGAACAGATGGTTCTAAGATTTCCTTTATGGGAATTCCGACGCCAAATATTTTCGCTGGTGGCGAAAATATGCACGGCCGTTTTGAATACGTTAGCCTTCAAACCATGGAACGTGCAGTTGATACTATCATTGGTATCGTATCCTACAAAGACTAAAAAAGAAGTAGCTAGGCTACTTCTTTTTTAGTTTACTACTTTCTCACTTGTTTCAGGAGATGTCGTTTTTAAAAGTGAGTTTGACTCTTCACTTGTTTGTGAAGTGCTAGTTTCAGCTGGCTTTCCTTTAGATTGGAACTCTTGATTTAACAAAACGATTTCTTGAGCAACCGTCAGCAAAGCTTGCTTGTCTTTACTTGCCGCTGCTAGTTTATCAAACAAGGCATCGACTTTTTCAAAGTCAGCATCTGAACCATTATTCAATTCCAAATAAGTATGAAGGGCAATGACTCCGTTGTATAGTTGTTGATAGAGAGCCACGACCTCTGGATCTGGATCTTGTTTTGCATTTTCACGTTCATTCTGAATAGTCTGTGAAATACGTTTTAGAAGATCTTGGACTTGTGTATTTAATTCATCAAGATCCGCATCTTCTTTCTCCAAAGCAGCTTTCAGATTTTTCACTTCGTCTGCGAGTGAGGCCTTAACACCCTCCTCGTTGACTTGAGCCACTAATTCATCAGCTTTTGTTAAGAGACCTTCTACCTGCCCTTTTAAGACATGGTTACTTTGTTCCTCAGGTTTGATATCGTCATACAAACCTTTCAAGAACTCATAAACAGCAGTTTTAGCACTATGACCATCCACTTTTTCTGTATCTAAGATTGTTTCAGAAGTCTTGCTTGCAACTGGCTCATTTTTCAGTGCTTCTTCTACTTCCAGTTTTGTTTGGTAGATTTCTGGGAAGAGTTTGTTCAAGTCAGTTGCCTTAAGGAAGGATTGTGACTGATAAAGTGTCCACGTTAGGTTGGCAACTTTATTTCTAAGAGTGTCATTTAAGCGACCGTCAGATAGATGTTGGTAGAAATACTTGATGTATTCTACTGTTGTAACTCCAGTACGGTCATTAAAATCTTGCAAAGCTTGTAACTTAGCTTCAACTGCATCTAAACCTGCTTCATCTTGGGCCAGTTTATTTTCTTGGAGCTGAGTCAATAAATCCTTCTTAGGAAGTCCATAAGCATCTGTGTCTAAGGTATTAATCTTATCTACTAAAGCTTGATATTTCTTGTCTAAAGGACTGATTTCTGTTGGTTTGACACTTGAGTCAATGTGAATATACTGCTTATCAAACAAATCCAAAGCTGCCAAATAACCTGCAGTAGAGTTGGTTGATAGCTTCTTCATATTTTCAGAGAATTGACCCAAGGCAAGCTCAATTTGTCTTTGTAAAATTGGTTTATCTTTATAAACTTCGCGACTTTCTGCCAAGAGTTGATCAATCTTATACTGGACTGCTTTTTCATCAAAGGCACCAGGTTGGTAAGTTGACTGTAATGCAGGAATTTTGTTTTTCAAAGCGACTTCATAACCTTTGGTTTGAACCTTGATGTAGTGGTTGTGATCACCATGAGGGATAACAAAGCTACCATTTTCAACCTGCAAGCTATAAGGAGAGACTCCATCACGTAGAGCGGTTGTATAGAGTTCATTTAGAAAATCAAGCTCTGCATCTCCAGTTTGAATCGGAATACGAACGTGTTCCTTACGAACAGCGTAAGGGTGAATGTGAGTTGGGTCATAAGCCTGGTCTGGATTACCAAATACAAAGAATCCATTTGAAATTCTGATAGCCTCAAGTGGAACACCATATGTTTTAGAAATATAAGCTATTTTTTCTTCATCGCTGGCATCTCGAGAGAAACTTTCAACCGTCTTGGCAAGAGGTTTAACAGGTTCTGTCTGCTGATGGCCATGAAGATGGTCTTGTGCAGCCTTAATCTGCTCTGCTGATAAATCTTTCTTAAAGAAATAATGGGCATGGTCTCCATGTGAAACTACAAAACCTTGCTCATCTTCACTTATCACTCGGTCAGCATCGAATCCGTGATCGTGGTCTTCACCATGGTGGTGATCATGTCCGTCTTCATCATGGTGATCATCTGATGGATTAGGTTTAACTTCGGTTTTACCTTTCAAGTGTTCCTGAGCTTCTTTAATCTGTTGAGCCGTCAAATCTTTCTTGTAAAAATAATGATTGTGGTCTCCATGTGAAACGACAAAACCTTGGTCGTCCTCACTAATCACTCGATCAGTTGCGAAGTCATGGCCATGGTCTTCTTCGTGTTGATGATCAACATCTTCGTGGCCATGGTCTTCGTTTGGTTTACTTGGAGTTTCTACAGGATTTGATGGTGTTACTAGACCTGAAAGTGGTATCAAGCGTGCAATCTTTTGCTCCAAAGCAGATAAACTACTATAAGGGATGAAATGGTAATGATTTCCATGAGGGATAGCAACTCCATTAGGCGTACGACTGGTAATTTTAGCCGGGTCAAATACCAAACCATCAGATTCTTTATAGCGTTGACTAACTGGTAAAGCATAAAGTTGGTCTAGAAGTTTTTGAAGATTATTTTCTTCTTGTACTGGATTGCTTGTAGCTGGTTTCTCTACTTGATGACTTGGTTCAACACTTGGAATCGGTTTGTAGTCTGTTAAACTTTGTTGACTTCCTCTTCCAGCAAGGTAAGCTTGAGCGGCAGCCAATTCACTTGAAGATAGAGCACTCTTAGGAACGTAATGATAATGGCCACCATGAGGAACGATATAAGCGTCACCTGTATCCTCTAAAATGTCTGCAGGATTAAAGACGTAACCGTCATCAGTTGTATATCGACCTTGTGCTCTGGCAGCAATAACTTCATTACTTGTACTACTACTATCTGATGTGTGTTCTTGTTTTTGTTTCTCGATTTGGTCTTTGGTACGAATATTATCTGCATGACTAGCATCCTTCAGATAGACATAATATTTGCCATCCACCTTGATGATATAGCCACCTTTAATCTCATTGACAATATCTCCATCACTTAGTTGATAGTTTGGATCTTTCATGACTAATTCTTCACTAAAGATGGCATCATAAGGCACCTTACCATTGTAGAAATGGAAATGGTCACCGTGGGAAGTCACATAGCCTTGATCTGTAATCTTAGTAACAATCTGTTCAGCTTCTATTCCTTCTTTTTGGTTAACTTGATCAGGTGTCAGATTTTCATTCTTTTTAGCATCAGACTCTTTCCCATCAACATAGGATACACGGTTATTTTCTTTGTTCTCAGGCGCTTGATGTTGATTTAAAGCGTAAGCGCAGACACTTAATGCAAGGACCACTGCAGATCCTGCTAGATATTTTTTATTAATTTTCATAAACTCCTCATTTCAATTCTTCAGCTAAAATAGCTATATTGTCTTCTAAATTTTCCAAGTAGGACTTGTCATTTTGTGGGTCGGCCTCTAAAGGATTGAGTGTTTTAAGAGTCACACCTGTTGATTTGACAAGTGTATCAGCAACTTTAGACGAAGCATTGCTCTCTGTAAAGATAGTTTTGACCTTATAATTTTTTACAAATTCTTGAATTTCGGTTAACTGTCTCGGGCTTGGTTCTTGGTCTGGTGAAATACCAGCTATTCCAAGTTGATTTAATCCAAAGCGTTTCGCTAAATATGAAAAAGCTGTGTGTTGAGTTACAAAATTTCTTTGATTGACTTTTTCAAAAATGGGTTGGTATTTCTTGGTCAAATCATGAGCTTTGGCACTAAAACTTTGTGCGTTTTTTTGATAAGTATCCTTATTAGCGCTGTCTAGTTCGGATAACTTATCAGCGATAATCTGGGCTTCTTCAGCAACCTTTTCAGGATCAAGCCAAGTATGAGGATCATACAAGGTCTTCTCATCAATTCCTTCTCCAGCTTTCATATCTTCTAATCCAGGCACGCGCTCCAAGGTCATACCTTCTGATGCTTCTAAGACCTTTACCTTAGACTTTTGCAGGCTTGGATCCAAACTTCCCGCCCATGATTCCAAGGTATGAGAATGGTAAACGAAAACATCTGCATCATAAATGGCTGCAATGTCATTCGCAGAAGGTTCAAATGAATGGATACCTGAACTAGACTGAATCATCCTAACATCATTTAGGTCACCCGAAATTTCTTTGACCATGGCATAGACAGGATAAAAACTAGTCACAATCTTCATTCCCTTAGTTTCATTACGATTGTCTTGATTAGCCTTTTGTCCACATGCTCCTAAAACGAGAACAAAGAAGGTAATCATGACCCATAGAATACTTCTTTTTTTCATAACAACTCCTTAACTAGTATTTAACCATTTAATTAACTAGTAAATAGTTTACTCCTAAAAACTTAAAATGTCAATATTTTTTATGGATTTTCATGAAAAAAGTGAGAACTAGATTTCATTATCAGTTCTCACTAGTCATCTTTATCATTTGACTTTTAATTCTTTTCGTTTGTTATAGGCTTACTATTTTTTAGCAAGACTAAAAGATTTTCAGCCTGAGCCATAATACCATTGTTATCCATAGTACCTAGTGTTAGATTATTTCGTAAACCAGCCAAGGTTTCGCTAGCATTGGATTTCACTCCTGCATCTGTCACATTCTTTAATAACTCTTCTGCTTCTTGTAGTTTAGCTTCTACCTTTTCAGTTTCAATCTGTGGTTCTTCCTCTGGAGATTCTTCTGGTTCATCAGCTGGATTAGTATCCTCTGGCTTTTCCATTTGCGGTTTCTCCTCAAGAGTTTTTTCATTATTCGAATGGTCATGTTGTCCATTTTGGTTTCTTAGAACATGGTCACTTGCATTTCCCCAACCACTATCCGAATGCGGACGCTCGCTTGGATGCTCGACATAGTACTTCACAGTCGCAAAAAGATCTTCGAGCGCATATCCCTTAGGAGCTTCGTAAAGCCCTTCATCAAACCATTCAAACTTGATATTATGGTAATGATCAAAGTGAGGGATAATCAAGTTACCATTTTTGACATCAACTGCATACTGTAGATTGTAAGGCATGCGATCTAGCGGTACCTTCTTCTCAGCTTTTACCCTATTATAGATAGCTTCTGCCCCTTTTGCTTCCGATTTTGTTGAGTTCTGATTATCAGTCGAAGGAGGCGTCAACCTCTTCTCTTTGGCATAAGCCTGAGCAGTTGCCCTCTCAGCTTCGGACAAACTATCCTTACCGATCCAATGACTATGACCCATATGTGGCGTTACATAAGCATCTCCCTCGTCACTGATAATATCATGGGCATCAAAGATATAACCATCCGATGTTGTGTACTTATCCGCTAGCTGGGCTACACGAACTTCATAGTCACTATACTCGATTTGTGAGTTTGGCTTACCAAGACGTTCTGGATGACTAATCGGTGCAATAAATTTAAGCAAATCATCTACAAAAGCTATCTTATTAACATGCTCATCATTTAATCTTTCTAACAACTGATCCAAAGTCTTGAAGTCAGATAGCCGTCCCTTATTTTCAAGTAAGTTCCTATGCGTTTGCTCCAACAAACTATAAGCCTTATCATAGAATTCCTGATCTCTAGGAGCTATTGTGCTTTTCTTCTCCGCTAAGGTATGAGATGGTGTAGCCACATTATTTAGTTTTTTCTCAAAAGCTATAAGATTCTCTTTAGACAAATCCTTACTCAAGACATAACGTGATACTCCTTTATCTTCAAGGACATAACCCTGACCAATTTTTCTGACTACTTGCTTGGTAAGTTCCTCATTAGAATGATTTTCAGGAATAGGAACTGGAGCTGGTTGAGGATTTGGTACAGGTTGTGGACTTGGTATTGGGGTAGGCTCTGGAGCAGGGATTGGAGTCGGAATTGGTTTTAATTCTTTACCACCTGCAGTAGTATGATTTCCTTGATAATTTTCAGAAATCATTCTCGCAATCTTCTGCTCTAAATCAGACATTTGAGAATAAGGGATAAAGTGGTAATGATCTCCGTGTGGCACTGCAACACCATTCGCAGTTTTTCTTGTAATTTGCGCTGGATCAAAGAGTAAACCATCGGATTCCACATGACGTTGGCTGAGTGGCAAGGCGTAAAGTTGTTTCAAAAGACTAGATACATCTTCACTTGGACTTGCTTGATAACTATTATCCACTTGTGGGCTAACACTTGGGGTCCATCTTCTAGTATTTGCCTCAACATTGCTTTGATTCGTTTGTCTATATGTACTACTATTCGAAGCATCTGATGAGCTGCTAGAAGAATTTGTTGACGGTCGATACCCAACTGAGCTTGTTTGACCACCTTTAGCGTATAAGAAGGCTTGAGCAGCAGCTAGTTCGCTAGCTGATAAATCACTTTTGGGAATATAATGAAAGTGATTGCCATGTGGAACGATGTAAGCATCACCCGTGTCCTCAATAATATCACTAGCATTAAAAATATAACCATCATCCGTCGTATAACGTCCCTGAGTCCTTGCTACAGCGACTTCATTACTAACCTTTACTCCGCCACCATGTCCATGTTCCTGCTTCTGACGATTGATCTCATCCTTACTACGAATATTTTCGGAATGAGAAGCATCTTTGAGGTATACATAATAGTGACCATCAACCTTAATGACATAGCCACCCTTGATTTCGTTGACAATATCCTCATTTCGAAGTTGATAATTCGAATCTTTCATCAAGAGTTCTTCGCTAATAATAGCGTCATAAGGAACCTTACCATTAAAGTAATGATAATGGTCTACATGTGAAGTTACGTAGCCTTGATCGGTAATCTTAACGACTATCTGTTCCGCATTGATTCCTTCTCGCTGACTTACCTCATCTGGCGTCAAATTTTCGGTCTTAGTACTAGCCTGATTTCCATCTATATAAGCCACACGATTAGACTCTTTGCCAGTCTGTACTGCTTGATAACGCCCTAATTCATAACTTGAAAGGCTTAAGGCTAAAAGAGCTACAGAACCAAGAACATATTTTTTATTGATTTTCATCTAAACACACTTTCTATTTTCACTACTAAATATAATATTTAGGCAATACTATAAGTTCTGTGTCATTAACCAGTTAAGTTTATAAATAGAAATATTTATAAAAACAATTAAAATGTTCTAAACCTTTTTGTAGGTTTTTAGTATTGTTTAGCCAAATATATTGGATTCATAAACTTAACCATTTAATTAACCAGTAAATATTCTACTCCTTAATATTTAAGATGTCAAGTTATAAATTCATTTTTTACAAAATTTTACCCAAAAGAAAAGCACCCTAAAAGATGCTTTCTTATAAACTACCAATGTTGATCTCAGGAAATTTTTTTGGAAGAAGATTCCAGAATTCTTCTAATTGTTCTTCTACTCTATTAGTATTTCGAATAGTTAAGCTATATTTCTTAGAACTATCCTTTCGAGTATAGACAAACTGATAAACTTTTGTA
The window above is part of the Streptococcus sp. Marseille-Q6470 genome. Proteins encoded here:
- the pepT gene encoding peptidase T, with the translated sequence MKYPTLLERFLTYVKVNTRSDENSTTTPSTQSQVDFATNVLIPEMKRVGLQNVYYLPNGFAIGTLPANDPSLTRKIGFISHMDTADFNAEGVNPQVIENYDGGLIELGNSGFKLDPVDFKSLKKYHGQTLITTDGTTLLGADDKSGIAEIMTAIEYLTAHPEIKHCEIRVGFGPDEEIGVGANKFDAEDFDVDFAYTVDGGPLGELQYETFSAAGAELHFQGRNVHPGTAKGQMVNALQLAIDFHNQLPAGDRPELTEGYQGFYHLMDVTGTVEEARASYIIRDFEKDAFEARKEAMQAIADKMNQELGSNRVTLTLTDQYYNMKEVIEKDMTPVTIAKAVMEDLGITPIIEPIRGGTDGSKISFMGIPTPNIFAGGENMHGRFEYVSLQTMERAVDTIIGIVSYKD
- a CDS encoding pneumococcal-type histidine triad protein → MKINKKYLAGSAVVLALSVCAYALNQHQAPENKENNRVSYVDGKESDAKKNENLTPDQVNQKEGIEAEQIVTKITDQGYVTSHGDHFHFYNGKVPYDAIFSEELVMKDPNYQLSDGDIVNEIKGGYIIKVDGKYYVYLKDASHADNIRTKDQIEKQKQEHTSDSSSTSNEVIAARAQGRYTTDDGYVFNPADILEDTGDAYIVPHGGHYHYVPKSALSSSELAAAQAYLAGRGSQQSLTDYKPIPSVEPSHQVEKPATSNPVQEENNLQKLLDQLYALPVSQRYKESDGLVFDPAKITSRTPNGVAIPHGNHYHFIPYSSLSALEQKIARLIPLSGLVTPSNPVETPSKPNEDHGHEDVDHQHEEDHGHDFATDRVISEDDQGFVVSHGDHNHYFYKKDLTAQQIKEAQEHLKGKTEVKPNPSDDHHDEDGHDHHHGEDHDHGFDADRVISEDEQGFVVSHGDHAHYFFKKDLSAEQIKAAQDHLHGHQQTEPVKPLAKTVESFSRDASDEEKIAYISKTYGVPLEAIRISNGFFVFGNPDQAYDPTHIHPYAVRKEHVRIPIQTGDAELDFLNELYTTALRDGVSPYSLQVENGSFVIPHGDHNHYIKVQTKGYEVALKNKIPALQSTYQPGAFDEKAVQYKIDQLLAESREVYKDKPILQRQIELALGQFSENMKKLSTNSTAGYLAALDLFDKQYIHIDSSVKPTEISPLDKKYQALVDKINTLDTDAYGLPKKDLLTQLQENKLAQDEAGLDAVEAKLQALQDFNDRTGVTTVEYIKYFYQHLSDGRLNDTLRNKVANLTWTLYQSQSFLKATDLNKLFPEIYQTKLEVEEALKNEPVASKTSETILDTEKVDGHSAKTAVYEFLKGLYDDIKPEEQSNHVLKGQVEGLLTKADELVAQVNEEGVKASLADEVKNLKAALEKEDADLDELNTQVQDLLKRISQTIQNERENAKQDPDPEVVALYQQLYNGVIALHTYLELNNGSDADFEKVDALFDKLAAASKDKQALLTVAQEIVLLNQEFQSKGKPAETSTSQTSEESNSLLKTTSPETSEKVVN
- a CDS encoding zinc ABC transporter substrate-binding protein, yielding MKKRSILWVMITFFVLVLGACGQKANQDNRNETKGMKIVTSFYPVYAMVKEISGDLNDVRMIQSSSGIHSFEPSANDIAAIYDADVFVYHSHTLESWAGSLDPSLQKSKVKVLEASEGMTLERVPGLEDMKAGEGIDEKTLYDPHTWLDPEKVAEEAQIIADKLSELDSANKDTYQKNAQSFSAKAHDLTKKYQPIFEKVNQRNFVTQHTAFSYLAKRFGLNQLGIAGISPDQEPSPRQLTEIQEFVKNYKVKTIFTESNASSKVADTLVKSTGVTLKTLNPLEADPQNDKSYLENLEDNIAILAEELK
- a CDS encoding pneumococcal-type histidine triad protein produces the protein MKINKKYVLGSVALLALSLSSYELGRYQAVQTGKESNRVAYIDGNQASTKTENLTPDEVSQREGINAEQIVVKITDQGYVTSHVDHYHYFNGKVPYDAIISEELLMKDSNYQLRNEDIVNEIKGGYVIKVDGHYYVYLKDASHSENIRSKDEINRQKQEHGHGGGVKVSNEVAVARTQGRYTTDDGYIFNASDIIEDTGDAYIVPHGNHFHYIPKSDLSASELAAAQAFLYAKGGQTSSVGYRPSTNSSSSSSDASNSSTYRQTNQSNVEANTRRWTPSVSPQVDNSYQASPSEDVSSLLKQLYALPLSQRHVESDGLLFDPAQITRKTANGVAVPHGDHYHFIPYSQMSDLEQKIARMISENYQGNHTTAGGKELKPIPTPIPAPEPTPIPSPQPVPNPQPAPVPIPENHSNEELTKQVVRKIGQGYVLEDKGVSRYVLSKDLSKENLIAFEKKLNNVATPSHTLAEKKSTIAPRDQEFYDKAYSLLEQTHRNLLENKGRLSDFKTLDQLLERLNDEHVNKIAFVDDLLKFIAPISHPERLGKPNSQIEYSDYEVRVAQLADKYTTSDGYIFDAHDIISDEGDAYVTPHMGHSHWIGKDSLSEAERATAQAYAKEKRLTPPSTDNQNSTKSEAKGAEAIYNRVKAEKKVPLDRMPYNLQYAVDVKNGNLIIPHFDHYHNIKFEWFDEGLYEAPKGYALEDLFATVKYYVEHPSERPHSDSGWGNASDHVLRNQNGQHDHSNNEKTLEEKPQMEKPEDTNPADEPEESPEEEPQIETEKVEAKLQEAEELLKNVTDAGVKSNASETLAGLRNNLTLGTMDNNGIMAQAENLLVLLKNSKPITNEKN